One Cytobacillus luteolus genomic region harbors:
- a CDS encoding DNA-binding protein, which translates to MSIEEIIRRIIREELQQLVASTKTKPASKPKLLNVEDVMLALSCSKRYAYEVMEYKDFPLIRIGRLKRVREDEFYNWLSKYKKRSSE; encoded by the coding sequence ATGAGCATAGAAGAAATCATTCGAAGGATTATTCGTGAGGAATTACAGCAACTTGTTGCCAGCACTAAAACTAAGCCTGCAAGTAAACCTAAACTTTTAAATGTTGAAGATGTTATGCTTGCTTTAAGTTGCTCCAAAAGGTATGCCTATGAAGTTATGGAGTATAAGGATTTCCCTTTAATTAGAATAGGACGATTAAAAAGAGTAAGAGAAGATGAGTTTTATAACTGGTTAAGTAAATATAAAAAAAGGAGCTCCGAATAA